ccccctctccaccacccctctccccctcccccccccatctccacctctacccccccctctccaccaccccccccctccaccacccctctctccccccctctcccacccctcccccccgctgtgaggcagcaactctaccgctgcgccaccgtgccgcccaagtgaaAATATGCCCATCGGCCtgagagtccacactgaccatcgaatgcccgttcacactagttgaatattgtcccactttcgcatccactccctacgcactaggaggggggggggggtggggcagtttacaatttacactaATGTGGACTAGCCtatagacccgcacgtctttggagtgcgggaggaaaccggagcacccggaggaaacccacgcgggtcacggggagaacgtgcgaactccgcacGAAGGTCGGGATTGGAACACAAtgggtgaggcagcggctccacccgcAGCGCCACCTAAAGGCTCTCCGCGGACATTACCTTTGCAGGACGCGTTTGCCCGGGGTGAGGTGTTCATCGGCAGCGGCGACAATGGGTACACGGTGAAGGAGGGTCTGCCGCCGGGCACGCCGGGCAGCGGCTCCTGGCAATACGGCATCACCATAGTAACCCCCGACCGCGACTTCCTCTTCATCTGCGAGACCGAGCGACAGAGGCAGGAATGGATGTCCGTGTTCAACGGGGTGATGGCCCAGCAGATGTCACCACAGGAATACACAGGTatggcctctcctctctcccccccccccgtgatactccccaccccccctgtgatactcccctcccccccgtgaTACTCCCCCCCCTGtgatactcccctcccccccaccctgtgatacctccccctcccccgtgtgatactccccccccccctgtgatactcccctcccccccaccctgtgatactcccctccttcccaccctgtgatactcccctcccctcccccctgtgatactccccctccttcccaccctgtgatactccccacccccctgtgatactcccctcccccctgtgatactcccctcccccctgtgatactcccctccccctccccctgtgatactccccccccctcccactccctgtgatactcccctccccccctgtgatactcccctccccccctccctgtgatactcccctccccccccccgtgatactcccccccctcccccctgtgatactcccctcccccccccgtgatactcccctccccccctgtgatactccctctctccccctccctgtgatactcccctccccctccccctgtgatacctccccccccctccccctgtgatactcccttcccccctccctgtgatactcccctccccccacccctgtgatactcccctccccccctgcgatactcccctccccccccctgtgatactcccctccccccccctgcgatactcccctcccccccctgtgatactcccctccccccaccctgtgatactccctcccccccccatgatactcccctccctccccctgtgatactccccccccccctgctctctCCTTCGCTTCCCCTCACCTCACACTCTCCCATTCTCTTGCTGCCTATTCTCTTGCCACCATCCCTCCTTTTTCATATGTTCgtgagtgatgggagcagaattggccattcggcccatcaagtctacacagccattcaatcacggctgatctatatttctccTCCTGACTCAATTTTCCTCACTTCTTCCCATGAACCCTGGCACCCGTCCTAAtcattccccctccaccccttccctctccgccctctccaacctcacactctctctctcctcaaaaACATCTGCCCTGATGAGAtaaccacgcaggtcaagggcgaacgtacaaactccgtacagacagcgcccgtcgtcaggatcgaacctgggtctctggcgctgtaaggcagtagctctaccgctacaccaccgtgccgcccgatattCTAGTGCTTCAGGTGCCCATATCACCCAACAAGTCATCCTGATCCAACCACATTGTTGCAGTGGCCGAGAAAGCACACTGGATACCTCTGCCTTACTCAGAACGATAAGAAAAATCCGGCACATCTCCAATAACTGTagaactttactttagacatacagagtggaaacatgcccttcggcccaccgagtccatgccgactggcgatcaccccgtacatttgcCTACCtgacactaggacaatttacaatctttaccgaagccaataaacctggaaacctgtgtgtctttggaatgtgggaggaaaccaaagcacccagagaaaacccacgcggtcccggggagaacttCCACGGATGCAACATAGCAGGCTGTTGGAAGGTTGCATCAGAGCTCAGTTTGGGAACAGTCCTGGTTCAATCATATGTAGGttaatgggtaaatgtaaaaattgtccctagtgtgtgtaggatagtgttaatgtgcggggatcgctgggcggtgcggacttagtgggccgaaaagggcctgtttccgcgctgtatctgaaatatgaaaataataatatgaaataaataaatatgaaaaaccgcaagaaattgttgCGTTCAAAATTCACAAGTAATAGGAGCAAAAGTAGACCcttaagactactccgccattcaatcatggctgatctgtctttccctctcaaccccattctgctgccttctccccatagcccctgacactcgtactgatcaagaatctgtcaatctccacgttaaaaatatccaatggcttggccctccacagccgtctgtggcagtgaattccacagttgcacgcccatcagtctgaagaagggtctcggcccgaaacgtcacccgttccctctctccagagatgctgctgtccccgctgagttgctcagcattttgtgtctccctctggctatagagttgtggatgtatcccattacatcacacagaccagactgtcccaccattaactccatctacacttcacgcctgTCGGGAAagccagccaatatcatcaaagccaCTTGCCATCCCAGTCATTGCTCATTCTCCCCACTCCTGTCTGCAGAAGGTACAGCAGCTTGAAAATGCCCAGCACCGGACTCGGGACAAGAACAagcttctcccaccccccccccccccccccctccctgtcattcgcttctgaatggtccttccataagttagggtactgtccgattcacctctaccccattgcggaccttTATCCCTGGAACTgatgtctggtttagtttagtttagttccgagaTGCTgttcggaagcaggcccttcggcccactgagtccgccccgaccagcgatccccgcacattaacactctcctaaacTCTCCtaaacgcaccagggacaattgaatatttataccaagtcaactaACCTgaagggaggaaaccgaggatctcggaggaaaacccacgcaggtcacggggagaacgtacaaactctgtacaggcagcgccctgcagtcaggatcgaacccgggtctctggcgctgtagggcagcaactctaccgctgtgccaccgatctGCTGCATTgttgagagctatattctgcactctctatctttcccttcacaCTACCTATTGTAGTTTGACTTTGTTGCATTtcactacacatgacaatacactaaattaaactaaattgtttaggtctgaagaagggtgttgacccaaatccatcacccattccttctctccagagatgctgagatactccagcattttgtgtccatcttcagtttcaaccaccatctgcatttcctccctgCACATATGAATGTACAGCATTGTCTAATttcattagatagcatgcaaaacaaagcatttcactgcacctgacaataataaagctaaaccctTCTCGacgtcgtctgaagaagggtcctgacccttcaCCTGTCCATCAAATGCTGGAGTTCTCCagcatacagtggaaacaggcccttcgcccaccgagtccatgccgactagcgatcaccccgtacattgcactagcctacacacactaggggcgatttacaatctttaccgaagcaataaacctgcaaactgtgtggctttggaatgagggaggaaaccgaagcacccagagaaaacccacgcgggtcccgAGGAGaacttccacagaaggctgttggcgGGTTGTATCAGACCTCGGTTTGGGAAACAGTCCTGGTTCAAAACCACAACAAAATTGTTGTGTTCAaaattcacaagtcataggagcaaatgtagaccatcaagtctactccaccattcaatcatggctgatctgtctttccctctcaaccccattctcctgccttcaccccatagcccctgacacccgtactgatcaagaatctgtcaatatccactTTAAATTATCCAATAGAATCTTTTTTCTACacctcaggggcggcacggtcaCGGTCTTAcacccgccagagacccgggttcgatcccgactgcgggcgccgtctgtacggagtttgtacattctcccgtgacccacgtgggttttctccgggatctccggtttcctcccacactccaaagacgtacaggtttgtaggttaattggcttaggtagaattgtccctggcgtgtgtgtgggatagtgttagtgtgcgcgggatcgctggtcggcgcggactcggtgggccgaaaggcctgtttccgcgctgtatctctaaactaaacagaattaaACCAGTATTGTGGCTACTCGTTAAAGTCCGATCTGGTTTGCAACTGCTCTGTGCACGACTGGTTTTCCTTGCAGCTCAGCCGAATGGAAAGGGTGACATCTAGTGTAGCAGTGAATACCTGCAATGTAGCCTCACCCTCCCTGGGTCATGTCAGTGCTGGAGATGGCAtcaattgagttgaattgaatctCTAAACTGCTCTGTGgtcgggaaagagagagagacaatagacaatagacaatagacaataggtgtaggagtaggccattcagccttcgagccagcaccgccattcaatgcaatcatggctgatcactctcaatcagtaccccgttcctgccttctccccataccccctcactccgctatccttaagcctgTAACGCTTTCCCACGCCAACCtccagtgagtgaatgagtgaatgcCTTCTCTCTTTCAGTGGAAGCCTACTTCAAGCACAGACGGTAGAACCGGCTGGCCTGCCTCTGAGTTTCCACCCACCTGTTACGGACAAACACAGTGACAATTGCCGCTGGAACCCGTCTCACCAGTGACGCAAGACACCACGATGGAAGCAGGCGACGGTtttccttacccctccctcccccggaaCTTTTGGCTTCACTTGGGCGTGCAAATGGGAGCAACCTGGCACTGGATCGGAAAGCTGCGTCGAGACTGACCTGAGGATTTCCACCCACCGACCGACCGACCTGTCAGAGCGGacttatccctcccctcccacccgtctCTGAGACGGTACCTTCAGTGATGAACTCGCTGGGGAACGCGGGTACCGTTAGTTTTGTTGCCCAGCCAACAGTTAGTTgtatcccccccccactccacccgtcTCTGAGACGGTACCCTCAGTGATGAACTCGCTGGGGAACGCAGGTGCCGTTAGTTGTGTTGCCCAGCCAATCCCCGTCCCTGCCGGACAGCGATTCACGGAGCCGGCATCTTGCATCCACACCGCCGAGCCCCAGCAGaatccccgaccccagtcaactaTTTTCCACCTTCTTCCCCTCTGGTGTCTCCTCTTCACGCCttgcccttccacatctctgtgcCTTCCCCTCCCATGGGCACTCACTCCGAAGAtgttgtcccgacccgaaacgtcgcccatcattccttctctccggagctgatgcctgttcccgctgagttactccagcactttgtgtccagagaAACatgggcgcaggaggaggccattcggcccttcgaacaagagccgccattcaatatgatcaaggctaaccatcaaaaatcagtgccccattcctgccttccacCCCtataaatcccttgattccgttagccctaagcgctattatctaactctctcttgaatgcatattaTCAACTACTCTGGATATAGCGcctagaggggggaaagggaaaactaCCTACAAAACAATACGAGGCTTTGGTTCACCGTGCACCAGTCTGTGGTATCCCTGCCCTGGGAGTGTTTAATGGGTATGTATCGAGTGCTCTACATCTAATCTGTGGCGTTCCTGCCAAGATGTGtgagatgggacagtgtagagggagctttcctgtgtgttagacaataggtgcaggtataggccattcggcccttcgagccagcaccgccgttcaatgtgatcgtggctgatcattctcaatcagtaccccgttcctgccttctccccgtaccccctgactccgctatccttaagagctctatcgagctctctcttgaatgcattcagagaattggcctccactgccttctgaggcagggaattccacagattcacacctctctgactgaaaaagtttttcctcatcgttctaaatgtcctaccccttattcttaaactgtggcccctggttctggactcccccaacattgggaacatgtttcctgcctctaacgtgtccaaccccttaataatcttatatgtttcgataagatcccctctcatccttctaaattccagtgtatacaagccttgtgttGAACCCATGTGAATCTTCCCTGGTAGTTTGATGGGACAGTGCAGAGGTAGTTTCCTAGGTGTTGAACccaagccagacacaaaatgctggagtaactcagcgggacaggcggcatctctggagggaaggaatgggtgatgtttcgggccgaggccgttcttcaaaccagcgtctgcagtgccTTCTTTACACGTATTGAACCCGAGCCATCTCTTCCctgggagacagacacaaaatgccggagtaagtcagcgggacaggcagcatctctgcagagaaggaatgggtgacgttttgggtcgagacccttcttcagacctgaaacgtcacccattccttctctccagagatgctgcctgtcccgctgagttactccagcattttgtgtctaccttcggtttaaaccagcacctgcagttccttcctgcacacttcccTGGGTATTCCCTTTGATGGGGCATTGCAGAGGCAGCTTCCTCTGCATCTACATTGTATTCAATTGACTGGGAAGTAAGAACAGCAGGAAAATCCCCGATTCCTCAGTGCTGGCATCGTTTGTATTCTCAGCCCAGTAAACCCGGtgattcaataatactttattcacaaattgctggagtaactcagcaggtcaggcagcatctcgggagagaaggaatgggtgacgtttcgggtcgagacccttcttcagactgatgtcaggggggcaggacaaaagaaggatataggtggagacaggaagatagagggagatctgggaaggaggaggggaagagagggtcagaagAACtatttggagaagtcgatgttcataccattgggctgcaagctgaccaggcgaaatatgaggtgctgttcctccaatttccggtgggcctcactatggcactggaggaggcccatgacagaaaggtcagactgggaatgggagggggagttgaagtgctcagccaccgggagatcaggttggttgaggcggactgagcgaaggtgttgagcgaaacgatcgccgagcctgcgcttggtttcgccgatgtagagaagttgacatctgcagcagcggatgcaatagatgaggttggaggaggtgcaggtgaacctctgcctcacctggaaagactctttgggtccttggatggagttgaggggggaggtaaagagacaggtgttgcatctcgtgcggttgcaggggaaagtgcccgggggtggggtggtttgggtaggaagggacgagtggaccagggagctacggagggaacggtctctgtggaacgcagaggggaggggatgggaagatatggccagtggtggggtcccgttgtaggtgacggaaatgttggcggatgatttgttgtaaTGGTCAGATCcacccaagtacagtgaaatgcacAGAGGGTCGCCACGTTTTTGGCGCCGACAATGTTCCAAAAGTACCCATTagactctgaaggagggtctccaccaaaaacgtcacccattccttctctccagagatgccgcctgacccgctgagttactccagcattttgtgtctaactcccaTCAGAGCCATGTTGGCCCCTCTTTGCTCTCGACGGCCCACTCCATTGCTGGGTCCCTCttagttctcggtgcccccccccccccctcctcttcctctcctcctaaggGGTCCCTCTTTCTTCTAGGCGGCGGCCCACCCCGCTGACGGGTCCCTCTTTCTTCTCGGCAACGCCTCACCCCGCTGACGAGACGCTCTTTGTTCCAGCCGGCGtgacccctcctcctctccgcaCCCTGTCCACCGTCCGTCCGTCCCACCGACCGCGCGGGGCCCTGTGTCCGTCGTCGCCGGTGGCTCCTCTGGTTTCGGGGACCAGCGGAGCCGTGTTGAGCGGCGCCACACCGCGGGTCACCGGGTGGCAGCGGCGGCGGCGTGCCCACTTTCACTTCAAAGACCATATTGCACCCTCTCGGGAAGGCTCGGAGCCTCGGGCGGAAGCCGGCGACATCTCCACCCCTGGCCCCACCACCATCCCGAGGCCTGTCTCAACCCAGCAAGTCACAACATGTTCGAAACCGTCTCCTCTGGTGGATTTGATCATTCTGCGTCCATTAGGGTATAGAGTGGGCAACTTCGATCCTTCCCATCGAgtcgtctcctccagtcaccacttcacggaggagtggagtgatgATCCTTGACACaaataacaacagagagatcttcgcgACGTTTCAGTTggattagtcgtttattgaagtagtaatacaaactggttagtatatctcccgtcagAGATTTGATTTTGCCAAGCTCCTTATGGTGTCTGACGCTTCACGTTTCagcattcccaattatactcagAATTCCGGCTCCTCCCAGCCCAtaaatgcccatatatgtattcatctcacgacaaccccaagtgtccaaaaacaatacagcaagatacaaaatggtATAATGTGCTAAGACAGCTAACAAACACACATGTCTCCGACAGAGTACTTGGTTtagtcggaggtatttattcacacaaaatgctggagtaactcagcgggtcgggcagcatctcgggagagaaggaatgggcgacgttttgggtcgagacccttcttcagactgatgtcaggggcgggacagagataggatgtggttggagacaggaagacagtggtggagtaactcagcgggtcgggcagcatctcaggagagaaggaatgggtgacgtctgaagaagggtctcgccccgaaacgtcacccattccttctctccagagatgctgcccgacccgctgagttactccagcatcttgtctagaaactgcctgtcccgttgactgaccccagcatcttcagtctgtagaagctgcctgtcccactgagttactccagcatcttcagtctgtagaagctacctgtcccgttgactgactccagcatcttcagtctgtagaagctgcctgaccttctgagttagcccagcatcttcagtctgtagaagggtctcgccatgaaatgtcacccattcctgctctccagagatgctgcctgtcccactgagttaaccccagcatcttcagtctgtagaagggtcacgccatgaaacgccacccattccttctctccagagatgctgcccgacccgctgagtgactccagcttttttgtgtctaaatgTTTAGGTCGATGACCTCGAATTAAAAATGGTGATAAAGGAGCTTCACTCCGTATCGAATCTGTGCTGTGCGTATCCCAGGAGTGTTTGATGGGACAATGTCGAGGGACCCTGCATTTAGTTTAGTAAAGGACAGCGCTAGTGtttcgggatcgctggtcggcgcggactcgatgggctgaagggcctgtttcagcgctgcctctctaaactaaaactaaaactgaactatggtagacacaaaatgctggagtaactcagcgggtcgggcagcatctctggagagaagggatgggtgacgtctgaagaagggtctcgacccgaaacgtcacccattccttctctccagagattgacaataggtgcaggaggaggccattcggcccttcgagccagcactgccattcaatgcgatcatggctgatcattctcaatcagtaccccgttcctgccttctccccataccccctgactccgctatccttaagagctctatctagctctctcttgaatgcattcagagaattggcctccactgccttctgaggcagagaattccacagattcacaactctctgactgaaaaagtttttcctcatctccgttctaaatggcctaccccttattcttaaactgtggccccttgttctggactcccccaacattgggaacatgtttcctgcctgtataatcttatacgtttcgataagatctcctctcatccttctaaattccagtgtatacaagcttagtcgctccagtgtttcaacatacgacagtcccgccattccgggaattaacctagtaaacctacgctgcacgccctcaatagcaagaatatccttcctcaaatttggagaccaaaactgcacacagtactccaggtgcggtctcaccagggccctgtacaactgcagaaggacctctttgctcctatactcaactcctcttgttatgaaggccaacattccattgcctttcttcactgcctgctgtacctgcatgcttcctttcagttactgatgcactaggacacccagatctcgttgtacgtccccttttcctaacttgacaccattcagataataatctgccttcctattcttagatgctgcccaacccgctgagttactccagcattttgtgtctaccttcgatataaaccagcatctgcagttttttcccctataAAACTAAACTATAGTTACTATAACTAGAACGGCaacgatagtttagtttagagctacagcgcggaaacagtcccttcggcccatcatgtccgtgccaccccgtacactggtgctatcctacacaccagggtcaagtcacaatctttactgaagccaaacccagctgtgtgggatgaaaccagagcacccggacacggggagaacgtaccaactccgtacagacagcacctgtggtcaggatcgaacctgggtctctggcgctgtgagctagcaactctactgctgtgcccgcATGCCGCCCGATATTCAGGTGCCAATATCACCCAACAATTCATCCTGGTGCAACCACATTAACGCAACTGAGGCCAAGGAAGCACGCTGATACCTCTCACGTACTCAGAGCGATAAGAAGCTGTACAGCAgcaagagacggagagagagagagagagagagaatggggatgaaaagggaatgaattccacagcatGTTAATGTGGGCAGTGGTTGcctgaggtggggaggtgggggggaggttgaACCCGGAGTGAATGGGTTTGCCGGCTAAGCCGTTACACTGGGAGCGAGTGAACCCGAAATCGGGAAGCATTGGGACCCAAGTTGGTGGATTGAactgaatggtgaaaggcctggatagagtggatgtggagacgatggtctcactagtgggagagtctagccttGGACCTAAAGGACGTTCCTGTAGCACggacatgaggaggaatgtctttagtcagagggcggtgaatctgtggaattcattgccacacacggctgtgaaggccgagtcagtggatatttttaaggcggaggttgacaataggtgcaggaggaggccattcggcccttcgagccagcactgccattcaatgtgatcatggctgatcattctcaatcagtaccccgttcctgccttctccccataccctcctgactcctctatccttaagagctctatccagctctctcttgaatgcattcagagaattggcctccactgccttctgagacagagaattccacagattcacaactctctgactgaaaaagtttttcctcatctccgttctaaatggcctaccccttattcttaaactgtggcccctggttctggactcccccaacattgggaacatgtttcctgcctctaacgtgtccagccccttaataatattatacgtttcgataagatctcctctcatccttctaaaaggatagttagattcttgattattacgggtgtcgggggttatggggaggaggcgggagaatggggttaggagggagagatagatcagccatgattgaatggcagagtagacacgatgggccgaatgtcctaattctgttcctatcacgtaCGAactgggcacagcctcagaataaaaggacgctcctttaggaaggagatgagatgggATTTAACCAGccggtgggtggtgaatctgtgggattcattgccacagacgggtgtggaggctaggctacagtaaaccctcgcaagAACAGACTGCAAGAGAGAGGTtggagtcggcgccgaccagcgatcgccgcacactcgttctatcccacattcacagaagccaaaacagcacgtctttgcgatgcggggttgaaaccggagcgcccggaggaaacccgcgcggtcacggggg
This genomic window from Rhinoraja longicauda isolate Sanriku21f chromosome 40, sRhiLon1.1, whole genome shotgun sequence contains:
- the LOC144611391 gene encoding arf-GAP with dual PH domain-containing protein 1-like — its product is MGEAAAPPAAPPKGSPRTLPLQDAFARGEVFIGSGDNGYTVKEGLPPGTPGSGSWQYGITIVTPDRDFLFICETERQRQEWMSVFNGVMAQQMSPQEYTVEAYFKHRR